In a single window of the Daphnia carinata strain CSIRO-1 chromosome 4, CSIRO_AGI_Dcar_HiC_V3, whole genome shotgun sequence genome:
- the LOC130694928 gene encoding eukaryotic translation initiation factor 3 subunit I-like — protein MKPLMLHGHERSITQIKYNRDGDLLFSSAKDNHPCVWYSINGERLGTYEGHQGVVWAIDVDWETKRFMSGAGDNMLMIWDVQTGKALGKIEAKTSVRTCNFSYSGNMALYSTDSTMGNPSEIFIIDVRTVDSSFSTNDPILQIPLTNAPKATSMVWGNLDEVVISGHDNGDLAQWDLRTGKKINLVSEHAKSINDMQLSKDGGFLITASKDCTAKLFDADTLECLKTYKTERPVNSAAISPILDHVVLGGGQDAMDVTTTSTRIGKFDARFFHLVFEEEFGRVKGHFGPINSLAFHPDGKTYASGGEDGYVRLNQFDPNYFDFKFDY, from the exons atg AAACCCCTTATGCTTCACGGTCACGAGCGTTCCATTACGCAAATCAAGTACAACCGGGATGGTGATCTGCTCTTCTCTTCTGCCAAGGATAATCACCCTTGTGTGTGGTATTCCATCAATGGAGAACGTTTGGGTACCTATGAAGGCCATCAGGGTGTAGTATGGGCAATTGATGTCGATTGGGAAACTAAGAGATTCATGTCTGGAGCTGGTGACAACATGTTAATGATCTGGGATGTCCAGACAG GCAAAGCTTTGGGTAAAATCGAAGCCAAAACATCAGTCCGTACATGTAACTTCAGTTACAGTGGAAATATGGCCCTCTACTCAACTGACAGCACAATGGGCAACCCTTCTGAAATCTTTATCATTGACGTCAGGACAGTTGATTCTTCATTCAGCACGAATGACCCAATTCTTCAGATTCCATTAACCAATGCTCCAAAAGCCACCTCCATGGTCTGGGGCAATCTTGATGAGGTTGTTATTTCTGGTCACGACAATGGTGATTTGGCACAATGGGACCTTAG AACTGGAAAGAAGATCAATCTTGTGTCAGAACACGCCAAGTCGATCAATGACATGCAGCTTTCTAAAGATGGGGGCTTCCTCATTACTGCGTCGAAGGATTGCACTGCAAAACTCTTTGACGCTGATACGTTAGAGTGTCTCAAAACATACAAAACTGAACGGCCGGTGAACAGTGCTGCAATTTCCCCAATCTTGGATCAC GTGGTGCTCGGAGGTGGTCAAGATGCCATGGACGTCACAACGACGTCCACTCGTATCGGCAAGTTCGATGCCCGTTTCTTCCATCTGGTATTCGAAGAGGAATTTGGTCGCGTCAAGGGCCATTTCGGTCCCATCAACTCGTTGGCTTTCCATCCGGACGGCAAGACGTACGCAAGTGGCGGTGAAGATGGTTACGTCCGTTTGAACCAATTCGACCCCAACTATTTCGACTTTAAATTCGATTACTAA
- the LOC130694906 gene encoding LOW QUALITY PROTEIN: uncharacterized protein LOC130694906 (The sequence of the model RefSeq protein was modified relative to this genomic sequence to represent the inferred CDS: inserted 1 base in 1 codon), with protein sequence METFHTKTPDVSHLTAGIAKLGCDDETDKKCCDGGKSSLNALPVVGHVKGVGHNVCGVIDGGNKAIVDATSTTSNIADGIPVVGPIKRLGHYVSRDEAGGKKAKATTRTTAVMGAGTGGFLVADAGAGWDMTNASVTDGKEVNGIAKIIDNPKSVDSYFDAGVAGYSGGKMAKKIVRRVVNKAARRNAKMATGGEAGAATAPQLVADYDASKITFGECQQKCNDMKSKGGFDNVPVEENADQLQSYDDKRIITERQCNQALTEMAKSGDEKANVNVPPHQVPNSNDASGNQPPQQPIENNRPNMKSRVQELREQLIKIFNDVLKYMNDGKCSPEDRRFQRESFHLIYEIVSELFSNGHTAYIRTNSYNELVIFSLYDKWFVEIEYQLAYFLDANYQLIVQQFPINPESSCPTVLSAEFQGSQLDLSVTGDRHKHITNAIYGIRCRLCDLRIGPRNVYYVGQTLQTVHKRVCDQHKNAVVTKINKPNKRRNTQTKRAKVPYRPMYEHAAGHLTKGDVPPDTHXRDVFRQSLDVILLPTGSEGDKITKRNKKKKRAVLRSWECFWQYFMCCRTFFLAWSQC encoded by the exons ATGGAGACGTTTCATACCAAAACGCCCGACGTGTCCCATCTGACGGCCGGCATAGCTAAGCTGGGCTGTGATGACGAAACGGACAAGAAATGCTGTGATGGAGGCAAGAGCAGCCTCAACGCCCTACCGGTCGTTGGTCACGTTAAAGGAGTCGGCCATAACGTTTGCGGGGTCATCGACGGAGGTAACAAGGCCATAGTCGATGCCACCAGCACGACGTCCAACATCGCCGATGGCATCCCAGTTGTTGGTCCCATTAAAAGACTCGGCCATTACGTTAGCCGAGACGAAGCAGGAGGTAAGAAGGCTAAAGCGACCACTCGGACAACGGCTGTGATGGGAGCCGGCACAGGTGGATTCCTCGTCGCCGATGCCGGAGCTGGATGGGACATGACCAATGCCTCCGTAACCGATGGGAAGGAAGTCAACGGAATAGCTAAAATCATCGACAACCCGAAAAGCGTCGATTCCTATTTCGACGCCGGTGTGGCGGGATATTCCGGCGGTAAGATGGCCAAAAAAATAGTCAGACGTGTTGTCAATAAAGCAGCCAGGAGAAATGCGAAAATGGCAACCGGAGGAGAGGCAGGAGCAGCAACAGCCCCGCAACTGGTCGCAGACTATGATGCAAGCAAAATTACCTTTGGGGAATGTCAGCAGAAGTGTAACGACATGAAATCAAAGGGTGGATTCGATAACGTACCTGTAGAGGAGAACGCAGACCAGTTGCAGTCGTACGACGACAAACGGATCATCACTGAAAGGCAATGTAATCAAGCGTTGACGGAAATGGCCAAGAGTGGTGACGAAAAGGCGAACGTTAATGTTCCGCCACACCAAGTACCAAACTCCAATGATGCCAGTGGCAACCAGCCTCCACAACAACCTATCGAGAACAACAGGCCAAACATGAAAAGTCGCGTTCAAGAGCTGCGAGAGCAGCTtatcaaaatatttaatgatgTACTCAAATACATGAATGATGGGAAATGTAGCCCAGAAGACAGGCGATTTCAAAGGGAATCTTTCCACCTGATATATGAGATCGTCTCAGAACTGTTTTCCAACGGTCACACCGCCTACATACGAACAAATAGTTACAACGAACTCGTCATCTTCTCTTTGTACGACAAGTGGTTTGTCGAAATCGAGTACCAACTGGCCTATTTTTTGGACGCCAACTACCAGCTGATCGTCCAACAATTCCCCATCAATCCTGAGTCGTCGTGTCCTACAGTCTTGTCGGCCGAATTCCAAGGATCGCAACTCGACCTGTCAGTGACAGGGGACCGCCATAAGCACATcaccaacgccatctatgggATTCGTTGTCGGCTTTGTGATCTTCGGATTGGCCCCCGCAACGTCTACTATGTCGGTCAGACTCTTCAGACGGTACATAAGCGGGTGTGCGATCAACACAAAAATGCCGTAGTAACTAAGATCAACAAGCCGAACAAGAGAAGAAACACGCAAACAAAACGAGCGAAAGTACCGTATCGACCTATGTACGAACACGCCGCCGGTCACTTAACCAAAGGCGATGTACCTCCGGATACCC ACAGGGATGTCTTCCGACAGTCGTTGGATGTGATCCTTCTTCCCACTGGAAGCGAAGGCGACAAAAtaacgaaacgaaacaaaaaaaaaaagagggccgTACTTCGCTCGTGGGAATGCTTTTGGCAATATTTTATGTGCTGCAGGACGTTCTTCTTGGCCTGGAGTCAATGCTAA